A window of the Oryza brachyantha chromosome 5, ObraRS2, whole genome shotgun sequence genome harbors these coding sequences:
- the LOC102721451 gene encoding NAC domain-containing protein 48-like, with amino-acid sequence MSGGGAGGAAAERQELQLPPGFRFHPTDEELVVHYLCRRCAGLPVAVPIIAEVDLYKYDPWQLPRMALYGEKEWYFFSPRDRKYPNGSRPNRAAGSGYWKATGADKPVGTPRPVAIKKALVFYAGKAPKGDKTNWIMHEYRLADVDRSARKKNSLRLDDWVLCRIYNKKGGLEKPIGGGAGGGERANMSHGEAAASAGSPPEQKPSVLLPPPHAQPPPPPPPQPFSELAAFYDVLRPSDSMPRAHADSSCSEHVLTTSASSCGVERPEVQSQPKIAEWERTFAGAADQGGSTLGQLDPAAGDPLLQDILMYWGKPF; translated from the exons atgagcggcggcggagcaggaggggcggcggcggagaggcagGAGCTGCAGCTGCCGCCGGGCTTCCGGTTCCACCCGACGGACGAGGAGCTGGTGGTGCACTACCTCTGCCGGCGCTGCGCCGGGCTGCCCGTCGCCGTGCCCATCATCGCCGAGGTCGACCTCTACAAGTACGATCCATGGCAGCTGCCGA GAATGGCGCTGTACGGCGAGAAGGAGTGGTACTTCTTCTCCCCGCGGGACCGCAAGTACCCAAACGGGTCGCGGCCGaaccgcgccgccggctccggctACTGGAAGGCCACCGGCGCCGACAAGCCGGTGGGCACGCCGAGACCGGTGGCCATCAAGAAGGCCCTCGTCTTCTATGCCGGCAAGGCGCCCAAGGGCGACAAGACCAACTGGATCATGCACGAGTACcgcctcgccgacgtcgaccgCTCTGCCCGCAAGAAGAACAGCCTCAGG CTGGATGACTGGGTCCTGTGCCGAATCTACAACAAGAAGGGCGGCTTGGAGAAgccgatcggcggcggcgccggcggcggtgagcgtGCCAATATGAGCCACGGGGAGGCTGCGGCGTcggccggctcgccgccggagcAGAAGCCGTCCGTGCTTCTGCCTCCGCCGCACGcgcagccgccaccgcctccgccgccgcagccgttCTCTGAGCTGGCGGCGTTCTACGACGTGCTGCGGCCGTCGGACTCGATGCCGCGGGCGCACGCCGACTCGAGCTGCTCGGAGCACGTGCTCACGACGTCGGCGTCGTCATGCGGCGTCGAGCGGCCGGAGGTGCAGAGCCAACCCAAGATCGCCGAGTGGGAGCGCACGTTCGCTGGCGCCGCCGACCAGGGCGGCTCGACGCTGGGCCAGCtcgaccccgccgccggcgacccgcTCCTCCAGGACATCCTCATGTACTGGGGCAAGCCGTTCTga
- the LOC102722018 gene encoding uncharacterized protein LOC102722018, with protein MASASPPSPSPDAEEEPPECPVCLSPFDSASAAPRVLPCGHSLCGPCIASLPPASASASADSLRCPLCSQCVPFSRALGPSSLPKNLALISLLPSLPKDPNPSPSFIDAAAAALAPRHLPLHADHSRLLSRFRHAILPESALPLQSPPPGPTPAGLAVGSFASDLGAPWFCPRGHPVSLLPVEIPTTGAPKQVPQFYRPSHATRVAAAIDALSGAARDEVIDLVAVSARLARRVCRVYGVWIGPEAAPLWLVAERHSHGVSRLLEERIHGEETVSRIRAVGMEVCEAFMGLHGEGLVLGCLGLGCFYLDRFGHCLLDLNQALGLCRGIQAGFFRSSKAFVAPEVAVVMHDKLQTKDHDFSGLVGPSSDAWLLGCLLVALVTGDEQLATGWNTDGSYDDWKNEVLTRLDASLVGTHMESLSVTIVSCLNNDPEARPEIADVWRCISGSSMNSNIEALTPNVDLAARKSFMCLLLGELSSMSTDVGASESEDKLQPSKDSDDKQSALDDEGSGAFVNNEAVGAPRMDESKCGELYTSSTLLAHRDCVTGLAIGGGFLFSSSYDKTINVWSLQDFSHIQSLKGHEHKITAIVVVDNDSQSLCISGDGGSGIFVWCVDPSLANEPLNKWYESDDWLYRGVHCLAVSGTGYLYTGSRDKSIKAWSLEDYSLRCTMTGHKSTVSCLAIACGILYSGSWDGSIRSWWLTDHSPLSVLEDGTPGSIAPVLSISTEVNFVVASHENGFLKIWKDDVLVKSQKLQNGAIYAAKLNGKRIYSGGWDKVINIQELLEDESEVEMRDVSTFTCDSIITSILYWDGKLIVGLSNREIKVFYKGC; from the exons ATGGCGAGCGCCTCgccaccatcgccgtcgccggacgcggaggaggagccgccCGAGTGCCCGGTGTGCCTCTCCCCCTTcgactccgcctccgccgcgccgcgcgtccTCCCGTGTGGCCACTCCCTCTGCGGGCCCTGCATCGcctccctcccgccggcctcggcctcggcctccgcCGACTCGCTCCGCTGCCCTCTCTGCTCCCAGTGCGTCCCTTTCTCCCGCGCTCTCgggccctcctccctcccgaaGAACCTCGCCctcatctccctcctcccctcgctcCCGAAGGACCCAAACCCCTCCCCTTCTTTCatcgatgccgccgccgctgcgctgGCTCCCCGTCATCTCCCGCTCCACGCCGACCACTCGCGTCTCCTCTCCCGATTCCGCCACGCTATCCTCCCAGAGTCTGCTTTGCCGCTCCagtcaccgccgccgggacccactcccgccggcctcgccgtcgggTCCTTCGCTTCCGACCTCGGCGCCCCGTGGTTCTGCCCCCGGGGCCACCCCGTAAGTCTCCTCCCGGTGGAAATCCCGACCACCGGGGCGCCGAAGCAGGTGCCCCAGTTCTACCGGCCCAGCCACGCGACGCGGGTGGCCGCCGCGATCGATGCGCTGAGCGGCGCAGCGAGGGATGAGGTGATCGATTTGGTGGCTGTCTCGGCGCGATTGGCACGGCGGGTTTGCAGGGTTTATGGTGTCTGGATAGGCCCCGAGGCGGCGCCGTTGTGGCTTGTCGCCGAGCGGCACTCCCATGGCGTCTCCCGCTTGTTGGAGGAGAGGATCCACGGAGAGGAGACGGTGTCTCGGATCAGAGCTGTTGGAATGGAGGTCTGTGAAGCGTTCATGGGATTGCACGGCGAAGGGCTAGTGCTTGGGTGCCTAGGGCTGGGCTGCTTCTACCTCGATCGCTTTGGGCATTGTCTGCTCGACTTGAACCAGGCTCTGGGCCTGTGCCGGGGAATCCAGGCAGGGTTTTTTCGCTCTTCCAAGGCCTTCGTGGCTCCTGAGGTTGCAGTGGTGATGCATGATAAGTTGCAGACAAAGGATCATGATTTCAGTGGCTTGGTAGGTCCTAGTTCGGATGCTTGGTTGCTGGGCTGTCTATTGGTGGCGCTTGTAACTGGGGATGAGCAGCTCGCAACAGGATGGAATACCGATGGATCATATGATGACTGGAAGAATGAAGTGCTTACGAGGCTTGATGCTTCATTGGTTGGTACCCATATGGAATCATTGTCCGTGACCATAGTGTCATGTTTGAATAATGATCCAGAAGCCCGTCCAGAAATTGCTGACGTCTGGAGATGTATTAGCGGTTCATCGATGAATTCCAACATTGAAGCTTTGACTCCTAATGTTGATCTTGCAGCTCGGAAGAGTTTTATGTGTTTGCTCCTTGGGGAGTTGTCCTCAATGAGCACTGACGTTGGTGCTAGTGAGTCAGAAGATAAATTGCAGCCCTCTAAAGATTCTGATGACAAGCAGTCAGCTCTGGATGATGAAGGTAGTGGTGCTTTTGTAAACAATGAAGCAGTTGGTGCACCAAGAATGGATGAGTCAAAATGTGGTGAATTGTACACTTCTTCAACTCTGCTGGCTCACCGTGACTGTGTAACAGGACTAGCCATTGGAG GGGGCTTCTTGTTCAGCTCTTCTTATGATAAGACAATCAATGTATGGTCACTGCAG GATTTTTCTCATATACAGAGTTTGAAGGGCCATGAACACAAAATCACAGCAATTGTTGTTGTTGACAATGATAGTCAGTCACTTTGTATTAGTGGAGATGGTGGTAGCGGAATTTTTGTCTGGTGTGTTGATCCCTCTCTTGCTAATGAGCCATTGAATAAATGGTATGAAAGTGATGATTGGCTTTATCGGGGTGTTCACTGTTTGGCTGTTTCTGGAACTGGTTATCTTTATACTGGCAGtagagacaaatctattaagGCTTGGTCTCTGGAG GATTATTCACTCCGATGCACAATGACAGGTCACAAATCAACTGTTTCTTGCCTTGCGATTGCATGTGGTATTCTTTACAGTGGAAGTTGGGATGGTTCTATCAGATCATGGTGGCTCACTGATCACAGCCCGCTGTCTGTACTGGAAGATGGTACACCAGGAAGCATAGCTCCTGTGTTGTCGATTTCAACAGAAGTCAATTTTGTTGTTGCATCACACGAGAATGGCTTTTTGAAG ATCTGGAAGGATGATGTCCTTGTAAAGTCACAGAAACTTCAGAATGGTGCTATTTATGCTGCTAAATTGAATGGCAAGCGGATCTATTCTGGTGGATGGGATAAAGTCATAAATATTCAG GAGTTATTGGAAGATGAGTCAGAGGTGGAAATGAGAGATGTTTCTACTTTTACCTGTGATTCGATTATAACTTCAATACTATACTGGGATGGAAAGCTGATAGTTGGACTTTCGAACAGGGAGATTAAG GTTTTCTACAAGGGATGTTAA
- the LOC102721738 gene encoding gibberellin 20 oxidase 2-like → MVYMSNAPEASKLVAMVESARGGSLPVKRGDDATDNDGANGDVAVLDLWRQPKIPAPFIWQRTDALPSSPRELDVPVVDLGAALRDASGMRRAVAQVAAACESHGFFQVSGHGVPPALARAALDGAAGFFRLPLATKQRARRAPGMVTGYTTAHSDRFVANLPWKETLSFGHRHGGNDDFVADYFASTLGDAFKPLGEVYQAYCEAMEEVSMAIMAVLGESLGLGSGYYRDFFADSCSIMRCNYYPPCPEPERTLGTGPHCDPSALTVLLQDGDVHGLQVLVGGAWRPVRPEPGAFVVNIGDTFMALTNGRYKSCLHRAVVRREQERRSLAFFLCPRDDRVVRPPACGERRLYPDFTWADFMRFTQRHYRADTRTLDAFAHWLSPPACSGAAPAASPPAATQAATV, encoded by the exons ATGGTTTACATGTCGAACGCGCCGGAAGCGAGCAAGCTCGTGGCCATGGTGGAATCAGCTCGCGGCGGAAGCCTTCCGGTCAAGAGAGGAGACGACGCCACCGACAACGACGGGGCGAACGGCGACGTCGCCGTCCTTGACCTCTGGCGCCAGCCAAAGATCCCGGCGCCGTTCATCTGGCAGCGGACCGACgcgctgccgtcgtcgccgagggAGCTGGACGTGCCCGTGGTCGAcctcggcgcggcgctgcgCGACGCCTCCGGGatgcgccgcgccgtcgcgcagGTGGCCGCGGCGTGCGAGAGCCACGGGTTCTTCCAGGTGAGCGGGCACGGCGTGCCCCCGGCgctggcgcgcgcggcgctcgacggcgccgccggcttctTCCGCCTGCCGCTCGCCACGAAGCagcgcgcccgccgcgccccCGGGATGGTCACCGGCTACACCACCGCCCATTCCGACCGCTTCGTCGCCAACCTACCCTGGAAGGAGACGCTCTCCTTCGGCCACCGCCACGGCGGCAACGACGATTTCGTCGCGGACTACTTCGCCTCCACCCTAGGCGACGCCTTCAAACCCCTAGG CGAGGTGTACCAGGCGTACTGCGAGGCGATGGAGGAGGTGTCGATGGCGATAATGGCGGTCCTCGGCGAGAGCCTGGGGCTGGGGAGCGGCTACTACAGGGACTTCTTCGCGGACAGCTGCTCCATCATGCGGTGCAACTACTACCCGCCCTGCCCGGAGCCGGAGAGGACGCTGGGGACGGGGCCGCACTGCGACCCGTCGGCGCTCACCGTCCTCCTGCAGGACGGCGACGTCCACGGCCTCCAGGTGCTCGTCGGCGGTGCGTGGCGGCCCGTGCGCCCGGAGCCCGGCGCCTTCGTCGTCAACATCGGCGACACCTTCATg GCGCTGACGAACGGGCGGTACAAGAGCTGCCTGCACAGGGCGGTGGTGCGGCGGGAGCAGGAGCGGCGGTCGCTGGCGTTCTTCCTCTGCCCGCGCGACGACCGCGTGGTGCGGCCGCCGGCctgcggcgagcggcggctcTACCCGGACTTCACCTGGGCCGACTTCATGCGCTTCACGCAGCGCCACTACCGCGCCGACACCCGCACGCTCGACGCGTTCGCGCACTGGCTCAGCCCGCCCGCCtgctccggcgccgcgccggcggccagcccgccggcggcgacccaggCGGCCACCGTCTAG